AAAATATTCCTGACCGGTTTTTGGATCTTTTCGAAGCAATCCCTGATCTTTTAAATCCCAGATACAACCGCCAATAACCCTTGGGGTCGAACGGAATTCATCCCATAATTCTTTTAGGTTCCCGGTAGAATTTCCCATAGAATGCGAATATTCTACAAATAAAATTGGACGTGTATCTTTGTTTTGATCTACTAAAAACTTTGGTGTAAAAACCCCTGGATAGAATCGGCTGACCATATCTACATACGGTTCGTCCTGCGGATTTTCGAAACGATGCGAATGATCGACCGTTTTTGGATAACGCGGATCTAATGGATCGATGTAACCATCCAATCTTGGATTTCCTTGTGCCGGTTCGTAATGCACTGGTCTTGTAATATCATAATCGTGTGTCCAGCCTGCCATTGCCGAGTGATTTGGACCTTTTCCAGCTTCGTTACCCAGACTCCACATTACAATACTTGGATGGTTTTTGTCGCGTTCCACCATTCGGGTCATGCGTTCTAAATACGCGTGTGTCCATTGTGGATCGTTGCTCAAAAAGCCTCCTAATCCGTGGGTTTCAAGGTTGGCTTCGTCCATTACCATTAATCCGTATTTATCACATAATTCATAGAAATAAGGATCGTCTGGAAAATGAGCTGTACGCACAAAATTGAAGTTAAACTTTTTCATCAGCTTTACATCTTCTTCTAAATCCTGATGATTCACAGCTTCGCCACGAACGGGATGATGTCCGTGATGATTAACTCCATAGACATAAGTTTCTTTTCCGTTGATGAGCATTTTGCCATTTTCTTTCGAAAATTCGATAGAACGGAAACCTATTTTAGACGATTTTACTTCACTAATACTCCCATCAGGGTTTTTTAGCGTCATTATCAAAGTATATAAGTTCGGTTTTTCGGCACTCCACTTTAAAGGATTTTTGATGGTTTCCTGAAAAAACCCAAAACGAACTTTATCCAATCGCGGTGAAACTTCGCTGATAATGTCAATGGCTTTTCTGCTTAATGGCTTTTCGAATAAAGGCTTATTTTGAGGATCGTACAATTGCACTTCAAAAGTGTGATTTTTGATGGTATCTCCGGTAAAATTCTCTAACCGAGGACGCAGTTGAAAAACGGCATCTTGGTATTGTTTGTCTAATTTGGTTTGCACAAAAAAGTCCTGAATGCGTAACTTTGGCTCTGCCATAATAAAAACTTCACGCTGAATTCCGCTTAAACGCCAGTGATCCTGATCTTCCAAATAAGAACCATCACTGTAACGGAAAACACGAACAGATAAAATATTTTCTCCTTTTTTAAGATAAGGCGTAATATTGAACTCAGAAGAATTGAAACTGTCCTGACCATACCCCAGAAAATCGCCATTGATCCAAACCTGAAAAGCAGAGCTCACACCACCAAAATGAAGCGTTACATTCATGCCATCCCAATTTTCAGGCACGGTAAATTTTCGTTGATAAGATCCAATCGGGTTATCATCCTGAGGAACAAAAGGAGGATTCACTGGACGAAAAGAGTAAACTGCACTTTTATAAATCGCTTGTCCGTAGCCTTGCATTTCCCAGTTGGATGGTACGGGAATTTTATTCCAGCCTTTTACTTCTGATTTGAAAAAATCCTGAGGTGCTTCCTGAAGGTTTTTGGCAAATTTGAAATCCCAATCGCCGTTCAATATTTTAATTCTGCTTTTATTTCTGTCTCCTTCTAAAGCATCAGCAAAATTAGTATACGAATAAGCCGTTGCACGTGCAGCTTGTCTGTTAATACTTGTTACCAATGGATTTTCCCACGGCACATCGCTATATTTTTGAGGAACACGCGGTACACCAGCTGGTTCGCCTGTAACCAATTGAGCCTGCATTCCATAAATGCTTAGCAGGAAAAAAAATAGTATTCTAAAGTTGTTCATTATTTCTTCTGTTTTTTTTCTGGCGGAGCCACAAAATTCATTTCACTCTTCCCTAAATCTTTCGAAGTCGCAACTGCAATTCCTCTCTGTTCTGCTTTGTTTACGGCACAATAAAAATGATACACAACCCCATTGTGTTTAACGACAAATGATTTGTGAGCAAACATATTATCATAAGGTTCTGATGACTCAATTAAATTTTCACCTTTCCAGTCTTTCCAATGCATTAAATCGTTTGAAACTGCAAAACGGTTAAACGCACCCTGATCCCAACCTGTCCAGAAAGCACCAAAGTAAAACATCACCCAGGTATCGTTGATTCTCTGAATGAAAGCATCGCCTGTTATTCCTCTATGGTTATTCAGTACCGGATTTTTACCGAAACGTTTCCATGTTTTCATATCATTTGAAACTGCCATTCCAATTCGCTCTGCTCCTTTGGCGGGATTTATACTGTCACCGCGGGCATTATAATACATTATAAAATTATGACCAGTTATTTTCTCTTTGTCACGGATTATGGAGTTTTTGTACATCGTACTATTATCCCACCAGCTTACCTCTTTATCTTTTGGAGTCAAAACCGGATTTTCTAATCTTTGAAATTCGTGTGGTTTTGTTGGTGATTCTTTGGTATACGCCATTCCGATTGATAAAACGCCAGCTTCATAACCTTTGCTGTCTCCGCCAAAATAACTCATCCAGTATTTGTCATCGTATTTTTCCCATTCGTAGCTTCCGCCCCAGGTTGGATCCTGAAGTGAAATATATCCTGCTTTTTGGTTGACATCCCAGTGTTTTTCATTTTCAGAAAATGACATTACTTTTCCTAAATGTTTCCAATGCAATAAATCTTCACTTTCTGCCAGCCAGGTTTCGTAGCCTCTTCCGTCGTAAATTAAATAGGTCATAAACCATTTTCCGTCTTTTCTAAAAACGCTCGGGCAATCCATTTTATAGGAGTTGTCCGTTGGCACCATTACCAAACCGTATTTGTAAGGCGTTTTGATTTCGTTGTAAATCTCCTGCATTACGGTTTCGGTGATTTCTCTTTTTTTGTATTTGGTGGCACAACTGCTTATTACAATTGCTAAAAAGGCGATAAATAGATATTTAATTTTCATTTTGTGTTGGTGTATTTTGCATACAGAATTTTCCTTTGTTTTTTGGAGCAGAACATTTGTTTTACTTTCAAAATCCCTCCCGCTTTCCGTTGCAATCTTTTTATTTTTAAAGAAAAAATAAAAAGGATTTCCACTTCAATCGGGGCTAAGGAGAAAAATTGTGCTTTTTTAGAAATCAAAAAGTAAAAAAAATCAATAATCGAATTCAGGTTTCTCTACTCTTTTCTCTATGTTCTTTTTCTATATTCTTAATTCAATTCTTTTAAACGTGATTCCATTACTTCTTTATTCAGTTTCACTTTTACCATTCCGGTTGGGTGAAATCTTTTTTTCAAATCAATAGTGTTATAGATAATTGTGTAAACATCATTGTCCTCGGGAATTAAACATAATGGTGTTCTCATAATGTCCCAAGTTTTATCTACTTTAGTTTCTATTGGCAGATAACGCGCTTCGCCCCAATTGATTCCGTCTTTTGAAAGCGTGTAGCCTATCATATTTGGTAAATGATGTCCCCAGCCTTCTGGTCCTCCGTCAAAAACGGCAATATATAAACCGTTTGGCAATTGACTTACGATTGGGTTTTCAACAAATTGAGGATGGATGGTTTTTATCGGTTCCAAACCTTTATTTAATCTTGTCCACGGGCCTTCCAGACTATTCGATTCCGCTAAAGCGACGAACCAGCCTTTTCCGGATTTCTTTGGATAATCTGTCCAGGATTCGAATGGGTAAGCTCCGCTGTAAAATCCAAAATATTTATCCCCGACTTTATACGGAAAAAAAGAAGCGACTCCCTGACGACCTTCCCAAGGCTGAGAATCCAGACCCGGTTCCATGATGATTCCCATATCTTTATAAGGCCCTCCAATTCCATTGATACCTTCTACTGTCGATTCGCATCTCCAGATTCTTCCAAAAGAATGGTTGGGCTGAATTTCTTTATGAACGGTATACGCCAAATAATAGCCGTACCATTTGTTTGCTTTTTCACTAAAAACAGGCATATACGACCAAATTGCCCCACGACGATCATTCATTGGATTATCGTCTTCGGTAATCGCATACGTTCCGCTTGCCTTATAAATAGTAGATTCTCTTTTCCAGTGAATCGCATCTTTACTGGTCCAGTGCCCAATTCTGGTTTTTACACGATCGTAATAATATTCAACACCAATTTCTCCCGCTCTTTCAGTTGGAAACATATGATACATATCACCAACTTTTACCACACGTCCGCCCTCAAAGCCTCCCTGAATTCCTTCAGTTCCCGGCATTCCTTCGTCGATAACGGGTTTGTTTTCTCCTCCGATAATTTCGAAAAGCGGTTTTTCGTCTGAGAATCCTTCGATGATGTAGGTTGGATTCCACAATTTTCCATCTAATAATCCGGCGTTTCTTGTTGCCAATTGCTGACTACTTTTCAGAACTCCTAAAATCGCAAATAATCCTTTTGCGTTTGGGAGAATGGTGTGCGTTCCTTTAGCGTAAGCAATTGCATAAATATTTACAGGAGCCAGACCTGTAATGGTAGCTCCATTTTCGAGGATTAATTTGCCGTTTTCTATTGCGTTCGGCTGAAGATATGCTACGTTACTCGCTTCCTGAAAAACACCAACCAAAAGCTGAACTGGTTCTTTGAATTTTAGTTGTAACGGAAAATTTGTTCCTTTTTTATACGATTCTAAAGGCAATTTAACTCCTGTTAAGCCTTGCAACTCGGGAGCCAGACCTACAATGTTGTGTTTGCTTCCTGAAAAAACGTGAGCATATTGCGTTGTTTTGAAGGTTTTGTAATTGGATTTTACGATTTCAAAAGTTGCTGACTTCCAGACTCTGTTTTGTGCTTCTGCAAATTGAACGCAGATTGAAAACAGTACCAAAAAGGTGGTTTTTAAATTGAAATTGTATTTTGTGTTTTTTGAAGACATTTTGTTTTTTATTTTTTCATTGATTCCAGAATCAGCACAATCTTGTCATTTCGACTGAGGAGAAATCACACTAGAAATTCCTCAACAATAATCGACAATCTTTGTGGTTACGAGTGTGATTTGCTTCGCCAGTTCACTATCGCTCGGGTCTCCATTCGGTCGAAATGACAAACTTAACGTTTGATAAACTAATCACTAAGTCCTAAAAGCTTTGTAACTCACTTTATACTCTACATTAGGCTTAACAATTAACTGATATTTATTTTTCGCTAATTGCGTAATTGTTCCTGAACTTGCTTTCGGTTTAGTTGCACTTTCAATAATCAATTTCCCTTCACCTTCTGATGCTTTTACTTTGATTTCTTTGGTACTGCAATACACGGACACTTCTCCTTTTGGCGTAGGCACTTTTCCCTCCATCCATTGCAATCCGCCAAGATTCGGTTTAATTTCATATTCTGAATATCCGGGAGCGGTTGGTTTTACACCCAAATAATATTTTCCTAACAAATAAATGGGACTCGAACCCCAAGCGTGACAAAGACTTTTACCGTAAGGACGACCATACATTTCTAAATGCTCCTTTCCTTTTTTGTTTGGGTTGTATTCTTCCCAGAAAGAGGTAGCGCCTTCATTTAACATTCCGCCCCAATACTCTTTCATTTCTTTCAGCACATAATCCTGCTCGCCCATAGCACACAATGCTTCCAGCTCGTAAAAACGCATATATGGTGTCGTAATTTTAAGAATATTATCATTTAGCAACACCTTCTTTTTTATACTTTCTTTTTGTTCTTCAGTAAAATAATTAAAGAATATACCGAACATATTAGCATATCTGGTCACAATATCCTGCATTTTACCATCGATGCGCTGGTGCTTCATGACGTTTTCTTTTTTATCCCAAAACACATCAAATAATTTGGTTTTTAAATCATCTGATAATTTTTGATACTCTTTCTGGTCTTCGTTTTTACCTGCAATTTCAGCACTGACTGCCATGGCTTCTAAACTTCTTGCTAACAGCATCTGCTCAAAACTAACTTCGCCTGTTTTTGGTAATCCGTTTGCCCAGTCAATAAAAACCCAATCGCCTTCTAAAGGTTCAAGGAATCCGTTTTTGTTTCTTCTTTCTAAACAGAAATCCATCAATGATTTCATTCGTGGATAAAAAGTCTTGATGAATTTCGTATCACCCGTATGCAGATAGTAATCGTAAACACCTACAAACCAATACAGCGAATAATCCATGATGATATTTACGTGAGCTGTTACAGGATCTTTTCCGCGAAGTGCCAACAGCGTTCGTTCTACGGAAGCCGAATCAAAGAATAAATAATAATTCATTAAATAACTTTGATAAGCGTCGCCGGACCAAACCCAGCGGTCGCGTTTGATTCCGTCTATAAAAAACTCGCGGGACGTCAAATGCATCGTGTAAGCCGACACATCCCAAATTTTATTCAATTGCTGATCTGAAGATTTGAATGCACCACGATACTCTAATGGCAGATATTCATAAAGCATTGAAATGGAATCGTATTTCACTCCCGCATCTACCTGTACCTGAACATAGCGAAATGCTTTTGATCCGTCATGTGTGTAGGTTTCAGGCTGGTTTCCATCAAAAGATAAATGGTCTAAGGTTTCGCATTTTGCAGAATCTAAAGCTTCCTCGCGGGATTCACCATAATAAAGTGCTACTTTTCCTTTACCTTTTAAACCGTGAATTTTAATATAACCAAAAGTTTCTTTACCAAAATCTACCAACTGTCCTGCTCCAAATTTTTCAGTTTTCTTTGCACTCAAAGGTTTGGTTGTCAGCTTAAATTCGGAAGGCTTATTTTCTGGCGAGTCAAAATTCCAGGAACCAACAGGAACCCAAGGTGTACCGGATTGTTGTGCTTTTCCGTTTTCATCAATCCAAAGCTTATCTTCATTGGTTACCTGCCAGGAGGCATTAGACTTAACATATTTACCATTTATGTAAATAGCCGGCAAGACTTCCTGATTATACACTTTAAAGGAAATTTTATGCTTTCCGGCAGGAACTGTTATTGATTTTGGCTGTCCGTAAACCTGAACACCGTCTAAAAGCAACTGAAAAGGTCCTTCTGAGTAAATTTTCACCTCATCCGGATTTGGAATATCGACTTCTGTCTGAAAAGTTACCAGAGCATACGGACTGTAATATTGCCAAAGCGGAGGAAAAACGGCTTCGCGTTCAGTACGCCTAACCTGCATTTTATTGCTTAACCAAATTTCAAAATCCCCTGGATACCAAATCCATGTGGCAGGTTTATTTTCCTGGGCAAATATAAGAGCTGAAGAAAATAAAACTGTAAAAACAAATAATTTTTTAAAATTTAGAAATCGATTTCGCATAAAAAGATATTTTGGGTTTAAAGATAAGTGTTCCTTTTACATTTCATAACCTGTACTGTCCTGTACCATCCTGAAATTAACAAAATATTACTGTTTTGAAAGAATTTTAAAACACTAATTAGAAAGATGTTTTTTGTAACTGTAAATACTCCAAGAATTTCTATCATCACTAAACCAAAAGTTAATTATCTTAGACTGATTTAAATTTACAATTAAACTGAATATCGGGCTAACAATTCGGACAATCAATTACAACAATGAGAAAATTTATCGTATTTTTTATATTAGCTTTTCAGGTCGTTTTTTCTCAAAAAGTACTGATAAAAGGACGTGCACAAAATACCGGAACTTATCCAGACCGCAGTGTTTCTGTAATTGTAAATGACACCCTCAATAAATTCAGAAAATATAATGATACGCTTTATAAAACTGCAAAAGCTAATGCCTTAAAAAATAACATACCTTTTAAATTTAATTATGATGAAAGATCTGCCAACCTAAATCAACTTTGGAGCAATAGAAACTACAAAACACAAACAGACAGTTTAGGCAACTTTGAGATCAGAGCCAATCTTATCGATAGTTTATTTTTCGAATCGTATGCTCACATTACACAGAAATATGCAGTTTCGGATTTAGCAAAAAAGAAAAAACTAAATATAAAACTAAAATTAGAACCTTGTGAAGTCTGGCCGGAACATCCTGAAAAGCCTGCAAAACTATATGTATTTATCGGTAAAAAAATAAAAGCATGGAACTCTCCATCCGGTCATTGCAATCTGTCATTCGATTCTAGAACATTGTCAAAATATGAAGTAGTCAAAAATATTTATGGCGATTATCCAAAAGATACGATTCAGTTTACTTCATATGTGCATTCAGCCCCATTACCACAAAATTATTCTCCTTTTAAAATTAGTTTTCTGGAATATGATTACAGCTTGCTTTATGTTTTGCAATATAAAGGTGAATTGATTCAGATTAAGTATTTGTTTGACGATGTTTATTTAACGAAAGAAGGAAGATGGGCATCGCCTTTAAAACCTAAAAATCTTTTTCACACTATTCTTCCGGATTCTATTAACCAACCTCAACTTATCAATTTTATCACTCCGATTGAATTTACCTATGACGAAAGATTTGAAAAACAAATCATAGAAAATTTTCCAGAAGCGTACTTTAAAATAGGAGACGGAAAAATTTCAACGACGTATGGTTTTTATGTTGAAGATTTATTCAGAATTAGAAAAACCGACAGACTAAAAAGTTTTGCTTATTTGATTAAGTAAGTTTACTGACTACCATTTATTTTTCCAAATTAGTATAAATATAATTTGCAGGTGTCGTTCCCAAATGTTTTTTAAACATAAAAATAAAAGCACTCGCAGTTTCATAACCCAAATCGAGCGCTATCTCTTTGATAGATTGCTTTTCACCTAATCGTTTTATGGCTTCCAGTAATTTCAATCGGGTGCGCCAGTCACTGAAATTCATTCCGAGTTCTTTGATGAATAATCGGGACAATGTTCTGCTGCTCATAAAAGCTATTTCTGCATAATAGTCTATCGAATGTTTACTTGCCACGTCTTCCAATAAAAGTTCTACCACTTTTTGCAGTCTTTCATGATTAGTTGTTGGCAAAAAAGTGGCACTTGGTTCGATTAAGGCCAGTTCATCCAAAAACACATCGATGATTCTTCTTTTGGACGGCGAAATATCTCCATCAGTACCAAAAGAGATGATTTTGAAAACCAATTGTTTTAGAAATACCGAAATATCAAAAGAAAAACTTACTTTCGGCAATCCGTCAGTAAATGAAGGATCAATAAAGGCACTATATAAATTAACATCTTTCTGAAACGTTACCTGATGCTCGGTATGACCCGGAATCCAGAGTCCCTGCAACGGATTTACAACCCAAATCTGATTATTGACCACAACATGCATAACGCCACTTGTAGCATAAATAAGCTGTGCCCGCGGATGGGAATGTGATATACAAACTGCATCGGTTACCATTTCGGTATAACCTATGACTGGTAAGCCAGGATTTATCTGAAATCCAAAATCAACTACTTTATATGTCTGATAATCGTTATTCATTGTCCAAATATAGTAATTAAGACACCGTTATTTCTTTTCACCTTTGTAAAAAATTAATTGTAGATATCATTTTAATCTGTCATACTCTAAAAATAACTAATGGAGACCATCAAAACCAATTCGGAAATAGTCAAAAAAACTACCTATTCTATTCTTTTCATCATCAGTTTTTCGCATTTGATCAATGATCTTTTGCAGGCGGTGGTTCCTTCTATTTATCCGTTACTGAAGGAAAACTTTAATCTGAGTTTTTCTCAAATCGGGATTATCACTTTTACGTATCAGATTGTCGCTTCTATCCTTCAACCATTTGTAGGAATGTATACCGATAAAAAATCGAAACCTTATTCGTTGATTATTGGAATGTTATTCACCATGACCGGATTATTCCTAGTTTCGATTGCTTCCAATTTTACGTATCTTTTATTATCTGTGAGTTTGATCGGAATTGGATCTTCAATCTTTCATCCGGAATCTTCAAGAGTGGCGCATCTGGCTTCGGGTGGTAAAAAAGGACTGGCGCAGTCAATCTTTCAGTTAGGCGGAAATGCCGGAAGTGCCATCGGACCTTTATTAGCGGCTTTTATTGTGATTCCTCACGGTCAAAATTATATTGCATGGTTTTGCCTTATCGCCCTGATCGGAATTTTTGCTTTATATAAAATTGCGCTTTGGTACACAGCACATTTATCTGAAAGAATGGCTAATAAATCGGCTCTTAAAATCGAAACACATCATTTGTCTAAAAACAGGGTAATTGCTTCGTTGGCTATTTTGTTGGTTTTGATTTTCTCTAAATATTTTTACATGGCGAGTATTACGAGTTATTATACGTTCTTTTTGATTGATAAATTTCATATTTCGATTCAGCAGTCTCAGGTTTATTTATTTTTATTTTCGGGAGCAGTTGCTGCGGGAACTTTGATTGGCGGACCAATTGGCGATCGATTTGGAAGAAAATATGTCATCTGGGTTTCGATTCTGGGTGTTGCTCCTTTTACTTTGATGCTGCCTTATGTTTCTCTTTTTTGGGTTGGAACTTTATCTGTAATTATCGGTTTGATTCTTTCATCTGCTTTCTCTGCGATTTTGGTTTATGCTACCGAATTACTGCCTGGAAAAGTGGGTCTGGTAGCCGGTCTTTTCTTTGGATTTGCATTTGGAATGGGCGGTTTGGGTTCTGCTGTTTTAGGAAAAATTGCAGATGCCACCAGTATCGAATATGTTTTTAAAATTTGTGCGTTTCTGCCTCTGATTGGAGTTATTACTGGATTTTTGCCGAATATTGAAGGTAGAAAAAAGGCTTAATTTTTTAATCTCGCAAAGTCGTGAAGTCGCAAAGGTTTTCTTTTTTAAGCTAAATTGCATCCGGCTTTAGCTGGATGATAAAATAATAACAAAGCTAAAGGCTTCAGCCGAATTGTAACTAATTTGGCTAAAGCCTTTTTCTATTCTTGCTGAATTCCTCCAGTTAAAACTGGAGGCAACTTATAAAAAACTTTACCTCTAAAAAAGCTTAATTTTTAATATTACAAAGTCACAAAGTCACAAGGTTTTCTTTTTTAAGCTTTTTAAAATGAACTTTGCGCTTTTGCGACTTTGCGAGCAAACTACAGCATTTCATATAAACTAAAAACACATAACATTCGTTTTGGAGCACTATGTGTTTTTTTACTCCTGAAGCCTGATACTGTCATTATAAGTTACGACATATTCCCTTTTGTCTAATAATTTTCCGATTCCTTTTTGAGTTAGAAAATTAGGACTAAAAGCAACTTCAGTTCCTCTGAAATTATTTTTGCTTTTTTCGTCCTGTTCATGATAATAAACGTTGAAAACAAATTTAAACCAGTCATTATCGCCTGTGTCCATCAAACCCAGTTCTGTTTGCGAATCAACTTTTTGACCTGGAGTCACCCAAATTGCTTTTTCATTAAGTCCCGAATAATTAGCAAAAGTTCCATCGGCATGTTCTACAACAACTCGCTTCCTTTGTATAGTCGTCACCTTTTTAGTTATTTCGTCGTAATTAGATTCCGAAAAATCTCCAATAAAAACAACAGTCCCTTTTCTCATGCTGTAAATAGTGTCCTGATTTTTTGAATACACAAGATAACTTTTCCATCTTTCAGGGCTTATGTCTTTTCGGGTAATGGCATAAATTTTCACAACTTTGCCCTTGTGAAAAGGAAGTGTGTAGGTAATATTCGGATTTACAGTCGGATTTAAATATCCTTGTGTTGTAGAATAACTGTATGAAAAATCAATTTTTTTATTTTTATCGATCGGTTCTAATTTAAAAAGCAAACCTGAATCGGCTGTAGCGTTTAATTTTGTAGCTTTTAGTTCTGAATTCACCAGTTTGTCAAAATTAATATTGACAATATAACTGCCTGCCGCTTCTTTAGTATACTTAAAATCCACACTGTTATCTGCATTTTTAATTGGAATAAGAATAACTTTCCCCGATTGTGACTGCATAATATTGTGAGCCATCAAAGAAAAAAAGAGAACAACTATTAAAAATTTATTTTTTGACATATTTCTTATTTATTTTTGCAGGAAAAATACGAAATAAAAACATTACGATTCATTGTTTCTCTCTTAAATTTTAGAATAAAGATCTGGTATCTCATTTCCTAACAGCAATATAAGTTCTCTCATAACAAAAAAATAAGCTTCTGTACCCAATTAATTTTTTTGCCTTATTATCTAAAATACCTTCGGTAGAAATTTTAACGCAAAAGACCATGGAAGCAACTACATTCAACAAATCAAAACAATTATTGGGAGGCTGGTTACCCCAAAATCCACAAATTATAGAAAACTGGACACGAAAAATCAAAGAGTTTACTAAAAAAAATCCATCACCCCTCATTCCCGAAATTGCTGAATTTCAAAATCTGGTCTATTCAGATCCTGTTTTGTATGCTAACGTGCAGGGAATGTTTGCCGAAGCTCATTTTTTAAAACAAAGAACACCTTTGCTGTGGGAACCAGAGCCTGTGAATTTTGAAGATTTCCTTGTTTTACTCAACGGAATTATGCAAACCGCGCCCGAAGCTTACCAAACCGGAGCGCCCGGAAACCAAACACCTGCTGGTATGATTGGTTTTCCTATTAATGCGCTTTTGGCCTGGCCGATGGCAACCAACTTTGGGTATGACGTTTTTTCAAACGCATTGGTCAATCAGCAACTTAAAAAAATATTAAACTACTGGTCTAAATTTTTAGTTACAGAAGATTCCCGTTATGTGTTGATCGAAAATGACCCTTCAGAAAACGTAATTGCATG
The Flavobacterium flavigenum genome window above contains:
- a CDS encoding M23 family metallopeptidase; amino-acid sequence: MSKNKFLIVVLFFSLMAHNIMQSQSGKVILIPIKNADNSVDFKYTKEAAGSYIVNINFDKLVNSELKATKLNATADSGLLFKLEPIDKNKKIDFSYSYSTTQGYLNPTVNPNITYTLPFHKGKVVKIYAITRKDISPERWKSYLVYSKNQDTIYSMRKGTVVFIGDFSESNYDEITKKVTTIQRKRVVVEHADGTFANYSGLNEKAIWVTPGQKVDSQTELGLMDTGDNDWFKFVFNVYYHEQDEKSKNNFRGTEVAFSPNFLTQKGIGKLLDKREYVVTYNDSIRLQE